One window of Epinephelus fuscoguttatus linkage group LG9, E.fuscoguttatus.final_Chr_v1 genomic DNA carries:
- the naa15a gene encoding N-alpha-acetyltransferase 15, NatA auxiliary subunit a, whose product MPTITLPPKENALFKRILRCYEHKQYRNGLKFCKQILGNPKFAEHGETLAMKGLTLNCLGKKEEAYELVRRGLRNDLKSHVCWHVYGLLQRSDKKYDEAIKCYRNALKWDKDNLQILRDLSLLQIQMRDLEGYRETRYQLLQLRPAQRASWIGYAVAYHLLEDFEMAAKIVEEFRKTQQTSPDKVDYEYSELLLYQNQVLREAGLHKEALDHLNNYEKQICDKLAVEETRGELLLKLERPDEASEVYKRLQERNPENWAYYQGLEKALKPESVEDRQKIYEESWVKFPKGLVPRRLPLNFLTGEKFRECLDSYLRMNFSKGCPPVFTTLKSLYTDKEKVTIIEELVVGYETCLKNCRMFSENDDGKEEPPTTLLWVQYFLAQHFDYIDQPSLALEYINTAIDSTPTLIELFLIKAKIFKHAGNIKEAARWMDEAQALDTADRFINSKCAKYMLKAGLIKEAEEMCSKFTREGTSAVENLNEMQCMWFQTECALAYNTMNKFGEALKKCHEIERHFVEITDDQFDFHTYCMRKMTLRSYVDLLKLEDVLRQHPFYYKAARTAIQIYLILHDKPLTDDSKESQADTENLTDKELKKLRNKQRRAQKKAQLEEEKKNAEKEKQLKNQKKKKEDDDEEIGGPKEELIPDKLAKVENPLEEAVKFLIPLKNLVRNKIETHLLAFEIYFRKEKYLLMLQSVKRAVTIEPSNPWLHQCLVRFFRGVRESADLPEAVRTVLKQEISRLFGESNPQSFNKNYLSQHSNSIPHRLAAAKMMVYLEPSSDKMACEIATALDESLSGKSIQICTEVLEALRDGQLGEGQQKAAEAYRAACHKIYPYSLAFMPPGYQDNTTTISANGDLSAGEHDDMANEM is encoded by the exons ATGCCCACAATCACTCTACCGCCGAAGGAGAATGCTCTCTTCAAGAGAATATTG AGATGCTACGAACACAAGCAGTACAGGAACGGCCTGAAGTTCTGCAAACAGATCCTGGGCAACCCAAAGTTTGCTGAACATGGAG AGACGCTGGCCATGAAGGGTTTAACCCTTAATTGTCTGGGCAAGAAGGAGGAGGCCTATGAGCTGGTGAGGCGAGGCCTACGCAACGACCTCAAGAGCCATGTCT gctggcatgtgtacggcctgCTGCAGCGCTCAGATAAAAAGTATGACGAGGCCATCAAGTGTTACCGCAATGCTCTGAAGTGGGACAAGGACAACCTGCAGATCCTGCGAGacctctctctgctgcagatCCAGATGAGAGACCTGGAGGGATACAGG GAGACTCGAtaccagctgctgcagctccgtCCAGCCCAGCGGGCCTCGTGGATCGGATATGCTGTAGCCTATCATCTGTTGGAAGACTTTGAGATGGCTGCTAAGATTGTTGAGGAGTTCCGCAAAACGCAGCAG ACATCTCCAGACAAGGTTGACTACGAGTACAGTGAACTGCTGCTGTATCAGAACCAGGTTCTGAGGGAGGCCGGCCTGCACAAGGAGGCTCTGGATCACCTCAACAATTACGAGAAACAAATCTGTGACAAACTGGCTGTGGAGGAGACGAGAG gagagctgctgctgaagctGGAGAGGCCTGATGAGGCTTCTGAGGTCTACAAGAGACTCCAAGAAAGAAACCCTGAGAACTGGGCCTACTACCAGGGTCTGGAAAAGGCCTTAAAGCCAG aAAGTGTAGAGGATCGCCAGAAGATTTATGAGGAGTCCTGGGTGAAGTTTCCTAAAGGCCTGGTTCCCCGAAGACTGCCTCTTAATTTCCTGACAG GAGAGAAGTTTCGTGAATGTCTAGACAGCTATCTGAGGATGAACTTCAGTAAAGGCTGCCCACCCGTCTTCACTACCCTCAAATCCCTCTACACCGACAAAGAAAAG GTTACAATCATTGAAGAATTAGTAGTTGGCTATGAAACCTGTTTAAAAAACTGTCGAATGTTTAGTGAAAATG ATGATGGGAAGGAGGAGCCCCCTACCACCCTGTTGTGGGTACAGTATTTCCTGGCACAGCACTTTGACTACATAGACCAGCCCAGCCTCGCCCTGGAGTACATCAACACCGCCATCGACAGCACGCCCACGCTCATTGAGCTCTTCCTCATCAAGGCCAAGATCTTCAAG CATGCAGGCAACATAAAGGAAGCAGCTCGGTGGATGGACGAAGCTCAGGCCCTGGACACTGCTGACCGTTTCATCAACTCCAAGTGTGCCAAGTACATGCTGAAGGCTGGCCTCATCAAAGAGGCAGAGGAAATGTGCTCCAAGTTCACACGG gaggGGACATCTGCAGTAGAGAACCTGAATGAGATGCAGTGCATGTGGTTCCAGACAGAGTGTGCCTTGGCTTACAACACCATGAACAAGTTTGGAGAGGCTCTGAAGAAGTGCCATGAGATTGAGAGG CATTTTGTGGAGATCACAGACGACCAGTTTGACTTCCACACCTACTGCATGAGGAAGATGACGCTGCGTTCCTACGTGGACCTGCTGAAGCTGGAGGACGTACTGCGGCAGCATCCGTTTTACTACAAAGCTGCTCGAACCGCCATCCAGATCTACCTGATCCTGCACGACAAGCCTCTGACTGATGACAGCAAGGAGAGCCAGGCGGACACCG AAAATCTGACAGACAAGGAGCTGAAGAAACTGCGCAACAAACAGCGAAGAGCCCAGAAGAAGGCCCAGttagaagaggagaagaagaatgcAGAGAAGGAGAAACAGCTAAAgaaccagaagaagaagaaggaggatgACGATGAGGAGATAGGAGGGCCCAAAGAGGAGCTAATACCAGACAAACTGGCCAAG GTTGAGAATCCTCTGGAGGAGGCAGTGAAGTTCCTGATCCCTCTTAAGAACCTGGTGCGCAACAAGATCGAGACTCACCTCCTGGCCTTCGAGATCTACTTCAGGAAAG AGAAGTACCTGTTGATGCTTCAGTCAGTAAAGAGGGCTGTAACCATAGAGCCTTCCAACCCATGGCTGCACCAGTGTCTAGTGCGCTTCTTCAGAGGAG tgcgTGAGAGTGCAGACTTGCCGGAGGCAGTGAGGACGGTGTTGAAGCAGGAGATCTCCAGGCTGTTTGGGGAGAGCAACCCTCAGAGCTTTAACAAGAACTACCTGAGCCAACACTCAAACTCCATCCCACACCGACTGGCTG CTGCTAAGATGATGGTCTACCTGGAGCCTTCCTCTGACAAGATGGCCTGTGAGATAGCTACGGCCCTGGATGAGTCACTGTCCGGAAAAAGCATCCAG atcTGTACTGAGGTGCTGGAGGCTCTGCGTGACGGGCAGCTGGGCGAGGGTCAGCAGAAGGCTGCTGAGGCTTACCGAGCTGCCTGCCATAAGATCTACCCCTACAGCCTGGCCTTCATGCCTCCTGGTTACCAAGACAACACCACCACAATCAGTGCCAATGGCGACCTGTCGGCAGGAGAGCATGATGACATGGCAAATGAAATGTGA
- the ndufc1 gene encoding NADH dehydrogenase [ubiquinone] 1 subunit C1, mitochondrial → MTFHQLFSRAALVSKVGSRSAFTSSKPDIANPNWLRVGLAFGSSVFLWGLLFKQHSTDVDEYKVRNGLE, encoded by the exons ATGACTTTCCACCAGTTATTTTCTAGAGCAGCTCTCGTCAGCAAAG ttgGATCCAGGTCTGCATTCACAAGCTCCAAGCCTGACATTGCTAATCCCAACTGGTTAAGAGTGGGCCTTGCCTTCGGATCATCTGTTTTCCTCTGGGGCCTG CTCTTCAAGCAACACAGCACAGATGTAGATGAATACAAAGTGAGGAATGGCCTGGAATAA